The Cellulophaga lytica DSM 7489 nucleotide sequence GCGAAGGCGGCTTTGGTAGTACCGGCACTAAGTAAAAAATAATATAAACATAAACCATTATTAATATGAGCACATTAATTTGTGCTTAGATTTAAAAAAAGAAAAAAATGAAAATTATAGTTCCAATGGCGGGCAGAGGTTCTCGTCTTAGACCACATACATTAACAGTTCCTAAGCCATTAATACCAATAGCAGGTAAACCAATTGTGCATCGCCTGGTTAGTGATATTGCTAAAGTTTTAGATGAACCAATTGAAGAGGTAGCCTTCATTTTAGGAGACCCGGCTTTTTTTGGTGATGATGTTATTGCTAGTTTAAAAGAATTAGCAGAGAGTTTAGGAGCAAAAGCATCTATTTACAGGCAAGACCAACCTTTAGGTACAGGGCACGCTATAATGTGTGCTAAAGACTCTTTAAGTGGGCCAGCTGTAATTGCTTATGCAGATACATTAATTAGAGCAGATTTTGATTTAGATAAAACTGCTGATAGTGTTATTTGGGTAAAACAGGTAGAAAAGCCTGAAGCTTTTGGTGTTGTTAAACTAAATGATAAAAACGAAATTACAGAGCTAGTTGAAAAACCAGAGCAATTTGTGTCTGACCTAGCTGTAATTGGTATTTATTACTTTAAGGATGTTGCCGTTCTAAAAGATGAATTGCAGCACGTTTTAGACAATAACATTATTAATGGTGGAGAATACCAAATTAATGATGGTATTAAGCAGATGATGCAAAAGGGTAAAAAGTTTGTTTCTGGTAAGGTTGATGAATGGATGGACTGTGGAAATAAAAATGTTACCGTAGAAACCAATATGCGTATGCTTGGCTTTTTAGAAAAAGATGGTGAAGCATTAGTTTCTAAATCTGTTACATTAGAAAATGCTAATATTATAGAGCCTTGCTACATAGGAGAAAACGTAGTGCTTAAAAACACCACTGTTGGTCCTTATGTATCTGTAGGGGATAATACAGCTATAGAAAACTCAACAATAAAAAATAGCTTAATACAAACCAATAGCAAAATTGAAAATGCAAATTTAGATAATGCAATGGTTGGTAACCACGTAAAATACAATGGCAATTATGAGACAATTAGCATTGGAGATTACTCGGTTTTAGAATAAAAACAATTATAAAACTGCATTTTAACCCCGTAAAATTACCTTTTATGGGGTTTTTTTATGTTTTTTACACCTCTAAAATGTTATAATTCACCTACAAAACTCCTGTTTTTCACAACAATACAGCTTTCAAATTGTTACATACCAGCTATTTATGTGTTAATTTGCATATGAACATCAAATCATAAATGTTTAATTATGCACACTAACCCCCAAATAAAACCTACTTACAAACATATTATTTACTTAATTTTATGTTTTTCATTATTACAATTAAATGCGCAAAACTTAGTTAAAAACCCAAGTTTTGAGTCTTCTAAAAAGTGTAGTAAAAAACCAGGAAACTTTGAAAAAGATGTCTTGGAATGGCGTACACCATCTGATGGTAGTACAGACTATTATAGTGACTGTAGCCCAGAAATGAGCACAAATCATAACTTTATAGGCAGACAGCAAGTTTATCATGGTAAGGCTTTTGCTGGTTTTTATATGCTAGGCCCAGATAATTACAGAGAGTACATTACTGGTGTTTTAACGCAAACACTTGTAAAAGGCAAAAGATATAAAGTGTCTTTTATGGTAAGCTTGGCAGATAAAGCTGGTTTAGCTGTAGATGAATTTCAAATTTTATTTACCGAAAAATCTCCTAAATGGAGTACTAAAAAAAGTATTGCTATAGACTATGTAAATAACTCAGAAGAAATTAGGTTGTTAAAAGTTAGGTCTGCTGCTGGTTTTTCTAACAAAAGAACTTGGACAAACGTCTCTACAACTTTTGTAGCCAACGGTACAGAAACTTTTGTTACACTTGGTAATTTTAAAAGAGATAAAAGAACCAGAACTAAGGTTACTAATGACAGGCTTCGTAAAGCATCATACTACTACATAGATCAGGTATCTGTTGTAGAAGATGAGGGTATTAATTTAGATGAAATATATGTTATTAAAGACTTGCTATTTACATCTGATAGTTATGTGATTAATAAAGAAGCTAAAGGGCAATTAAGGGAGTTGGTAAGGCATTTAAAAAGAAATCCAAGACTTAATGTTACCATTTATGGGCATTCTGACAACGAAGGAGATGCTAAATACAACAAACTATTGTCTTTAAACAGAGCAAAATCTGTAGGTGAATTTTTATTGGATAATGGTTTAACTTTTGACCGTATTAAATGGCAAGGATATGGAGATGAAATTCCTTTGGCAACTAATAACAGTGAAACAGGAAGATTAAAAAACAGAAGGGTTGAGTTTGTGGTTTCAGAAAGTAAGTACAATACTTACGCAAACAATGGTTTTGAAGAAGATAAAGAGTAAAAAATGCTAATTATACTATAAAAAAACCTCTTCTTAACAAGAAGAGGTTTTTACTATTAAAACAAATTGTAATGCTATTTTGCTTGCATTAATTCTTCAATTTCATCTGCTTCTATAGGAATGTTGGCCATTAAGTTAAACGGCTCTCCATTTTCTTGTATTACAACATCATCCTCTAACCTAATACCTAAGTTTTCATTAGGTATGTAAATACCAGGCTCTACTGTAAATACCATATTTGCTTTCATTGGAGTTTTTAATTCTCCGTAATCATGTGTATTTAAACCAATGTGGTGGCTAGTACCGTGCATAAAGTATTTTTTGTATGCAGGCCAGTTTTTATCTTCATTTTGTACATCTGCTTTGTCTAATAAACCAAGGCCTAATAACTCACTGGTCATTAATTTACCAACTTCCTTATGGTATTCTGCCCAAAGTGTTCCAGGAACAAGCATTTTTGTAGCATCATTTTTAACACGTAAAACCGCGTTATAAACCTCTTTTTGTCTTTTTGTAAACTTACCGCTTACAGGTATACTTCTACTTAAGTCACTAGAGTAGTTTGCGTATTCTGCAGCAACATCCATAAGTATAACATCACCATCTTTACATTGTTGGTTGTTTTCTATGTAGTGTAATACGTTTGCATTGGCGCCAGAAGCAATAATTGGTGTATAAGCAAAACCTTTAGAGCGGTTACGTATAAACTCGTGCAGTAATTCTGCTTCAATTTCATACTCCCAAACACCAGGTTTAACAAAGCTTAATAAACGTCTAAAGCCTTTTTCTGTGATATTACAAGCTTCTTGCATCAATGCCAATTCTTCAGGCTCTTTTACGCCTCTAATATTTTGCATTATGGTAAAGCTTTTTGCCCATTGGTGTGCAGGGTAATCTGCTTTGCATTTTTTTATAAATCGGTCTTCCCTTGTTTCTGTTTCTACAGCTTGTCTATAGTGCTCGTTAGTGTCAAAGTAAACAGTTTCTGCCTCGGTCATTACATCAAAGAAAACTTTGTCAAAATCAGACAACCAATATACAGTTTCTATTCCAGAAACTTCTGTGGCGCGCTCTTTGGTAAGTTTTTCCCCTTCCCAAACAGCAATATGTTCATTGGTTTCGCGTACAAATAAAATTTCTTTGTGTTTAGGATCTAGTGCATCAGGAAAAAGAATCAAAATAGTTTCTTCTTGGTCTGCACCCGATAGGTAAAAAATATTTCTATTTTGCTCAAAAGGCATTGTGCTATCTGCGCCAATAGGGTATATGTCATTAGAATTAAAAACAGCAACACTCTTAGGCTTCATTTGAGCCATAAACTTTTTGCGGTTTTTTACGAATAATTTAGAATCGATTTGATTGTACTTCATTTCTTAATTTTTCAGTTGTTATAATGAAATTTCAGAGGCAAAATCGCATAAAATTTCAAGATGTAACCAAAAGTAATGAATATCTATTTTGATGCATAAGAAAACATATCTTTTAGTCTCTTTTTAACGTATTTGGGGCATCAAATAACAAACAAATAAATGTGTTTATACATGTGGTAAAAAATTATTTTGGCATAACACCCTTTATTTATAACTTCCGTAAGTTAAATTAACAGACTAATTAAGAGAACAAAACCTAACGAACTAAAACCTAAAAAATGAAAAAATTTTTATTCATGTGCCTTATGTTTTCTGGTACATTAAGCTTTGCTCAGCCAGCAGCAACCCCCAAAAACGTTGTGCAAAATGCACTTGTACAAAAAAAACAAATGGAAGAATCTTCTGTTGTAAAAAATATAGTATTCACTAATATTGGGCCAACAGTAATGAGTGGCCGTATTGTAGATGTTGCTGTTAACCCTAAGCAACCTACGGAGTTTTATGCTGCTTATGCATCTGGAGGATTGTGGTATACAAATAATAATGGCACAACTTTTACTCCGGTGATGGACAATGCAAGCACGCAAAATATAGGAGATATTGCTGTAGACTGGCAATCTGGAACTATATGGGTTGGTACAGGAGAAAATAATTCGTCTAGATCTTCTTATGCTGGTGTGGGATTATTAAAATCTACAGATAAAGGAGAAACCTGGCAGAATATGGGTTTGGTAGATGCGCACCATATTGGCCGTATTTTAATTAATCCAGAAAATACTAATGAGGTTGTTGTAGGTGCAACAGGGCATTTATACTCTGCTAATGAGGAGCGTGGTATTTATAAAACTACAGATGGTGGTAAAACTTGGAAAAAAACACTTTTTGTAAATGATGTTACTGGTATTATAGACGTTGCTATGGTGCCAACTAACTTTAATGTACAATATGCAGCTGCTTGGGAAAAAGACCGTAAAGCTTGGAATTTTTCTGGTAACGGATCTAACTCTGCTATATATAAAAGTATTGATGGTGGTAGTAACTGGACAAAAATTACAACTAAGGAAAGTGGTTTTCCTACTGGAGAAGGTGTTGGTAGAATTGGTTTAGCCGTTTTTGATGAAAACACTGTTTACGCTGTTCATGATAGTCAGTTTAGAAGACCTGCAGAAGCTAAAAAGAAAAAAGCATCTAATGATTTGGTTAAAGATGATTTTAAAACAATGTCTAATAAAGAGTTTTTGGCTTTGTCTGACTCTAAGCTTAATAATTTTTTAAAAACAAACGGTTTTCATGAAAAGCATAGAGCGCCAAATGTTAAGCAAATGGTACGTGTTGGTACTGTTAAACCAATAGATATTGCTAAGTATTTAGAAGATGCCAACTCTATGTTGTTTGAAACGCCTGTTGTTGGAGCAGAAGTATATAGGAGTGATGATGCAGGGAAGACTTGGAAAAAAACAAACCAAGAACATATAGATAATTTGTTTTATAGTTATGGCTATTACTTTGCGCAAATAAGAGTACACCCTAAAAATAAAGATGAAATTTACTTAGCTGGTGTGCCGCTAATAAAATCTAATGATGGCGGTAAAACTTTTGATAATATAGATGGTCCAAATGTACACTCAGACCATCACGCACTATGGATTAATCCGGATTTAAAAGGACATTTAATTAATGGTAATGATGGCGGAATTAATATATCATACGATGATGGTAAAAATTGGATAAAAAATAATTCACCAGCTGTTGGTCAGTTTTATGCTATTAATGTGGATGATGAAAAACCATATAATGTGTATGGTGGTTTGCAAGATAACGGAGTTTGGGTTGGTGCCAATAATGCTAGAGAAAGTGTAAGGTGGCACCAAACAGGACAGTATCCTTGGGAAAGCTTAATGGGTGGTGATGGTATGCAAGTGCAGATAGATAGTAGAAATGCTAACATTGTTTATACAGGTTTTCAGTTTGGAAACTATTTTAGAATAGACAGGGAAAACGATTCTCAAAAATACATTCAGCCTAAACATAATTTAGGGGAGAGTCCTTATCGCTTTAATTGGCAAACACCAATTTTATTGTCTCCTCATAACCAAGATATTTTATACTTAGGAGGTAATAAATTGCACCGTTCTTTTAATAAAGGAGATAATTGGGAAACTATTTCTGGCGATTTAACAAATGGAGGTAAAAAAGGAAATGTGGCTTACGGTACATTAACTACAATATCAGAATCTCCTTTTGCATTTGGATTGCTGTACACAGGTAGTGATGACGGAGCCATACAACTTACTAAAAATGGCGGTGCTTCATGGGAAAAAATAAGTGATAACCTTAAAAACGATGAGCTTTGGGTGTCTAGAGTTGTTGCGTCTGCGCATAAAAAAGAACGTGTTTATGTAACTTTAAATGGTTACAGATGGGATGATTATACGCCATACGTATATGTAAGTGATGATTACGGTAAAAGCTGGAAAAATATTGGTGGTAACATACCTGCTTCTCCAGTAAATGTTATTATTGAAGATCCTGAAAATGAAAATTTATTATTTATTGGTACAGATAATGGTTTGTATGTGTCTTTTAATATGGGAAATACCTGGAATTTATTTACTAACGGTATACCTGCTGTAGCTGTTCATGACTTGGTAATACAACCTACGGCAAAAGATTTATTGGTTGGTACGCATGGTAGAAGCATTTATAAAACTAATATTGCCAAGCTTCAGGAAATGACACCTAAAATGTTGGCTAAAAAATTACACTTGTTTAAACCAGAAAACATTAAACATTCTAGCAGGTGGGGTAATGCTCAATCAACAAGGTTTAGGCCAAACACACCAGGAGTAGATATCAATTTTTATGCAGATAAAAAAGGGAGTTTTACTGCTCGTATTTTAACTATGAATAATACAGAGGTTAGCTCTGTTGTTGTAGATGGTGAAAAAGGGTTTAATGTGTTGTCTTATGATGTTGCTTTTTCTAAAACAGGAAAATCTAACTTTCTAAAAAAGAATAAAGTAAAGTTACAGCAAGCTAAAGATGGCAAAACATATTTGCCTAAGGGAGTGTATAAAATAGAATTGTCTGGTAATGGGGCTAAAACAGTTACAAAATTTGAAATAAAATAAATATACCTATTGTTATATTTTTAAAAGCCAAGATTAGTTTCTTGGCTTTTTTTATGTTAAAAAACCTATAAATACTAAAGTCTAATTTTTTAAAGCCTTAGTTTTGCATTCTCTTTATTTTTATTAATTTTTTATAATACTAAATGCGTATATTTTATATACTGCTCTTTTTTTTAAGCGCAGCAGCATCTGCTTACGGGCAAGAGAATTTAACTTTAAGTACAGATTCTAAAAAAGGCAAATTATACTTTTATTGGGGTTGGAATACCGCTCAGTACTCTTCATCTGATATTGAATTTAAAGGGGAGGACCATAATTTTGTATTAAAGAATGTAAAATCTCATGACCATGATTTAAGATGGAAGGTTAGTGAGCATTTAAATCCTGGCCGTTTAACTATACCTCAATTTAATTTTAGAGTGGGTTATTTTTTAAATGATCACTGGGATATTTCTATTGGTACAGACCATATGAAATATGTAGTAAATGATTTGCAAACGGTAAAAATTTCTGGTTATATAGAGGGTACAGGTACTGTTTATGATGGTGTTTATGATAATGATGATATTGTAATTGATCAAGAAAGCTTTTTAGAGTTTGAACATACAGATGGATTAAACTATGTAAATGTAGGTCTTAGAAGAAATGATAAACTAGCTAGCTTAACTAGTTTTGCAGACCTTAATTTGTTGGTTGGTGTAAATGCAGGCGTGTTAATTCCTAAAACAAACTCAGATTTACTTAATAAAGGTAAAAATGATGAGTTTCATTTAGCAGGTTATGGTGTAGGCGCTACAGGAGGCTTAAACTTAACGCTATTTAAGGTCTTTTTTATTCAGACCGAATTGAAAAGTGGTTATATAAATTTGCCAAGTATTATTACAACACCTGTAGATACAGATAGAGGAAAACAAGATTTTCTGTTCTCTCAATGGAATGTAGTCTTTGGGGGCTACATAAACCTTAATAAAAAACATAAAGCCAAAAACAAAAGATAGTTTTTGGCTTTATTGCTTATTTTTCACCAGCAACAGTATTATCTGTAAGGGTATGCATAAAAGCTACTAGGTTTTTTTGTTCTTTATCTGTTAGCTTAAGCTCATCAAAAGGTAGTGTTTGGTGGTCTAAATTAAAGCCTAAACCAGCTCCACCTCCTAGGTTGTAAAAATTAACAACTTCTTCTAAAGTGTTGTAAATACCATTGTGCATATAAGGAGCTGTTAGTGTGCTATTTCTAACTGTGGGTGTTTTAAACATTTTATCATGTATATCTTCTTCAAAAACCCAATAAAAACCTCTGTCGTTGTCTAAAACTTTGTTTTTACTTGTTTTTGGTACGCCAATAACCTCTTTCTCTGTTTCTTTATAAAAAGGCGGTACTGTGCCGTTTGTTAAGGGTATAAAATGGCAGGTTGCACAAAGTGCTTTACCCATAAATAAATTAAAACCGTTTTTTTCTTCAGCGGTAAAACTGCTAGTTTCACCTCGCAAGTCCTTATCAAATTTAGAATTAAATCCAATTAATGTAGATACATAAACAGATATAGCTCTAACGGTTTCTCTATTGCTATTAGGTACAACGCCAAAAGCATTTTTAAATAATGTTATATAGGTGGTGTCTTTTAAAATATTTCCTGAAAAACGATGTACATCTGTATTAAACTCTTTATCGTTTTTAAAAACAGCACTTATTTGGTCGTCTATAGTATTTGCTCTTCCGTCCCAAAAAAATGCTTTTTGGTAAATGCTATTTAGTAGTGTGGGTGTGTTTCTTTGTAGTAGAGCTTTGTTATTGTTTTTGCCAAGTCTTAGTCCATCTGTATATCCTTTATTTGGTAAATGGCAGGTAGCACATGACATTGCGCCATCACTAGATAGTTTTTTATCAAAAAATAACTTTTTCCCTAAAGCAATTTTCTCTTCAGAAGGGTTTCTATCGTTTACATCTAAAAAGTAATTTGCATTAAAACTATCTTCTTCAAAAAAAGTAGGAGCATTAAAATTAAAAGGATATGCATTGGTTTTTCCATCCCAAAGTTGAGATGTTTGTCTTATTTCTACCCAGTTTTTTGTAATTGGGTTTAGGTAATCTCTTATAAAAGTATATCTATCAAATAAAATAAAGTCGGTATTCTTTTTAATGTAGCTAATTGCTTCACTTATATTTTTACTAAAATCAGCGTCTAGCTTCTTGTTTTTTTCTACAATTAATGGTTGTAAGGTTAATTTATAAACTTGGTGTAAACTGATTAATGATATCGCTGTTTCTTCTATACTTCTGCCTGTTACAGGAGTGTCAAAACCAGCCATTGCTAAACTTGCAATACGTATTAATTGTTGGTGTGTACCAATAAAAAAGCGTTTAGGTGTTAATTCTCTTTTTTTTATATTTTCTTTTAAGTTGTTTACAAATCCTTTTTGGTAGTAAAGTTCTCTTAAAAAGTCTTTTTGGTTTCCGTCTTCAGTAAATAATGTTTCTTCTATTTTTTGTAAGCCAACAGGCGAAACTATTCTGCCGCTATCATCATTATATGTGGGTAAAGCGGGCCCGTTTGCTTTATGGGTTACAGAAGGGTTTAAAGCGCCTGCAAAAGGTTCTGCTTTTTTAAAAGCAATACGTAATTTAAAAAAAAGAGTTTTAGCTAAACTGTCATTATACTTAACTGTGTTTAGCGTGTCTATTAATTCTGCTGCTTGCGTTATGTGTTTTGCGTAATAATCTTGAGCAGCTTTCCAGTTGACCTCTTGTGAAGTAGTGGTTTTGGTATAGTCTTGTTTTTCTTTGCAGGCAGAAGCAAGTAATACCAAAAAAAATAAAATTTTAAAACTGTGTTTAAGCATTTGTTGTAGTTTTTATATAGTAAAAAGTCCCTGCACCATATGATACAGGGATCTTTTTAATAAAATATGTGTTGTTTTTATCTAGGTAAACCTTTGATTATTACAATTTGAGATCCTTCTAAGTAAGGAGAGTCTCCTAACCAAGGGTGCTGTAAAGATTGTGTACCACCATCTACACCGGCAAACTCATTACTTTTCCAGTAGTGTGGTTGTAAAGCCAACATAAAAGTATCTGGCTCTCCAATTTTGTCAGATATATCTATTAATGAACCAAACTCTCCGCTTAAGCCAGTAGTTTTGTCTAAGGCTAAATCGTTTCTAACAACAAGTTCTAAAACTTTTCTAGAGTTGTTACCTTCTAGGTCAGACTGATAAATGTATGCTGCATGACCTCTATTAAAAGAGTTAGGATCTTCTTGCGTGTATATGTAGTTTTCGGTTACACAAATGTTATCTGGACTCTGTAACATTGCAAGGTTACCATCCATATTATTTGTATCTGTATTTCCACTAATAACCTGTGTTAGCTTTCCTTCTAAAGGGTTTGTAGCGTCTAGTTCTAACTTATAAACTGTTCCCCAGTCGTTATAAGTA carries:
- a CDS encoding sugar phosphate nucleotidyltransferase; translation: MKIIVPMAGRGSRLRPHTLTVPKPLIPIAGKPIVHRLVSDIAKVLDEPIEEVAFILGDPAFFGDDVIASLKELAESLGAKASIYRQDQPLGTGHAIMCAKDSLSGPAVIAYADTLIRADFDLDKTADSVIWVKQVEKPEAFGVVKLNDKNEITELVEKPEQFVSDLAVIGIYYFKDVAVLKDELQHVLDNNIINGGEYQINDGIKQMMQKGKKFVSGKVDEWMDCGNKNVTVETNMRMLGFLEKDGEALVSKSVTLENANIIEPCYIGENVVLKNTTVGPYVSVGDNTAIENSTIKNSLIQTNSKIENANLDNAMVGNHVKYNGNYETISIGDYSVLE
- a CDS encoding OmpA family protein — protein: MHTNPQIKPTYKHIIYLILCFSLLQLNAQNLVKNPSFESSKKCSKKPGNFEKDVLEWRTPSDGSTDYYSDCSPEMSTNHNFIGRQQVYHGKAFAGFYMLGPDNYREYITGVLTQTLVKGKRYKVSFMVSLADKAGLAVDEFQILFTEKSPKWSTKKSIAIDYVNNSEEIRLLKVRSAAGFSNKRTWTNVSTTFVANGTETFVTLGNFKRDKRTRTKVTNDRLRKASYYYIDQVSVVEDEGINLDEIYVIKDLLFTSDSYVINKEAKGQLRELVRHLKRNPRLNVTIYGHSDNEGDAKYNKLLSLNRAKSVGEFLLDNGLTFDRIKWQGYGDEIPLATNNSETGRLKNRRVEFVVSESKYNTYANNGFEEDKE
- a CDS encoding aminopeptidase P family protein, giving the protein MKYNQIDSKLFVKNRKKFMAQMKPKSVAVFNSNDIYPIGADSTMPFEQNRNIFYLSGADQEETILILFPDALDPKHKEILFVRETNEHIAVWEGEKLTKERATEVSGIETVYWLSDFDKVFFDVMTEAETVYFDTNEHYRQAVETETREDRFIKKCKADYPAHQWAKSFTIMQNIRGVKEPEELALMQEACNITEKGFRRLLSFVKPGVWEYEIEAELLHEFIRNRSKGFAYTPIIASGANANVLHYIENNQQCKDGDVILMDVAAEYANYSSDLSRSIPVSGKFTKRQKEVYNAVLRVKNDATKMLVPGTLWAEYHKEVGKLMTSELLGLGLLDKADVQNEDKNWPAYKKYFMHGTSHHIGLNTHDYGELKTPMKANMVFTVEPGIYIPNENLGIRLEDDVVIQENGEPFNLMANIPIEADEIEELMQAK
- a CDS encoding sialidase family protein; its protein translation is MKKFLFMCLMFSGTLSFAQPAATPKNVVQNALVQKKQMEESSVVKNIVFTNIGPTVMSGRIVDVAVNPKQPTEFYAAYASGGLWYTNNNGTTFTPVMDNASTQNIGDIAVDWQSGTIWVGTGENNSSRSSYAGVGLLKSTDKGETWQNMGLVDAHHIGRILINPENTNEVVVGATGHLYSANEERGIYKTTDGGKTWKKTLFVNDVTGIIDVAMVPTNFNVQYAAAWEKDRKAWNFSGNGSNSAIYKSIDGGSNWTKITTKESGFPTGEGVGRIGLAVFDENTVYAVHDSQFRRPAEAKKKKASNDLVKDDFKTMSNKEFLALSDSKLNNFLKTNGFHEKHRAPNVKQMVRVGTVKPIDIAKYLEDANSMLFETPVVGAEVYRSDDAGKTWKKTNQEHIDNLFYSYGYYFAQIRVHPKNKDEIYLAGVPLIKSNDGGKTFDNIDGPNVHSDHHALWINPDLKGHLINGNDGGINISYDDGKNWIKNNSPAVGQFYAINVDDEKPYNVYGGLQDNGVWVGANNARESVRWHQTGQYPWESLMGGDGMQVQIDSRNANIVYTGFQFGNYFRIDRENDSQKYIQPKHNLGESPYRFNWQTPILLSPHNQDILYLGGNKLHRSFNKGDNWETISGDLTNGGKKGNVAYGTLTTISESPFAFGLLYTGSDDGAIQLTKNGGASWEKISDNLKNDELWVSRVVASAHKKERVYVTLNGYRWDDYTPYVYVSDDYGKSWKNIGGNIPASPVNVIIEDPENENLLFIGTDNGLYVSFNMGNTWNLFTNGIPAVAVHDLVIQPTAKDLLVGTHGRSIYKTNIAKLQEMTPKMLAKKLHLFKPENIKHSSRWGNAQSTRFRPNTPGVDINFYADKKGSFTARILTMNNTEVSSVVVDGEKGFNVLSYDVAFSKTGKSNFLKKNKVKLQQAKDGKTYLPKGVYKIELSGNGAKTVTKFEIK
- a CDS encoding cytochrome c peroxidase; the protein is MLKHSFKILFFLVLLASACKEKQDYTKTTTSQEVNWKAAQDYYAKHITQAAELIDTLNTVKYNDSLAKTLFFKLRIAFKKAEPFAGALNPSVTHKANGPALPTYNDDSGRIVSPVGLQKIEETLFTEDGNQKDFLRELYYQKGFVNNLKENIKKRELTPKRFFIGTHQQLIRIASLAMAGFDTPVTGRSIEETAISLISLHQVYKLTLQPLIVEKNKKLDADFSKNISEAISYIKKNTDFILFDRYTFIRDYLNPITKNWVEIRQTSQLWDGKTNAYPFNFNAPTFFEEDSFNANYFLDVNDRNPSEEKIALGKKLFFDKKLSSDGAMSCATCHLPNKGYTDGLRLGKNNNKALLQRNTPTLLNSIYQKAFFWDGRANTIDDQISAVFKNDKEFNTDVHRFSGNILKDTTYITLFKNAFGVVPNSNRETVRAISVYVSTLIGFNSKFDKDLRGETSSFTAEEKNGFNLFMGKALCATCHFIPLTNGTVPPFYKETEKEVIGVPKTSKNKVLDNDRGFYWVFEEDIHDKMFKTPTVRNSTLTAPYMHNGIYNTLEEVVNFYNLGGGAGLGFNLDHQTLPFDELKLTDKEQKNLVAFMHTLTDNTVAGEK